AATATTGGTGCATGAGGTGGTATTGTCGGTTACCGTTACAAAAATATCGTAATTGCCTGCAGGCAATAAATTACCCCGGTCTTCAGAGTATTCCGTTTCTGATCCAAAATCCCCGGTAGACCATTGGTAAGAATAATTGGCTCCTTCGATGACCTCGAGGAAGACATCTTCTCCTTCACAAGTGGAATAACCGTCATTGAAGAAGGCTGTTGGCTGGCCGTAATCATTGTATTCTACCGCTCTTATCGGAGCATCCGGAGCCGGCACGACCTCAACGACTACAACGGCAGGGGTATAACTACAACCATTTACATCTGTCAGGGTTACTTCGTACACCCCTTCTTCTCCGACCGTAATGGATTCCGTAATTTCATCCGTTGACCACACCCAGCTTACTCCTCCTGCAGGTGCCGTAAGGGTAATAGAATCCCCTTCACACAATGGCAAAGAACCTGACAGCGCAATTTCCCCAATAAGGGTATTCGGCTCTATCGTAATATCACGGCTGAATGTATTAGAACAGCCATAAATACTTTGCACAAACAAGGTTACTGTATAAACGCCCGGATTGTCATACAAATGATAAGCATCAAAAATCTCCGAGGTATTTTTATTGCCGCTGGCCGGATCGCCAAAATCCCATTGCACGTAAGTTACTGTATTAGAGACTTCTGCAATAAATCCTGAAGCCGTAGCCGCACAACCTATTGCCGGTTCTTCAAAGTTAACGGGTGGGGCGGGGTAAACATTGAGTACTCGGGTGATGGTGGACAAACATCCGTTGTCAGCCATTGCCGTAAGGGTCACGTTATAGGAACCTTCCGATGCGAAAATATGAGTCGGATTCTGGTCCGTTGAAGTATTGTTGGCTCCACTGGCCGGATCGCCGAAATCCCATTGCCAGGAGACGATATTCACAAAAGGCAGGAATGTCGATAAGTCGAAAAATTCAATCACCTCTCCCGGACAAGCGTTGTCCACTTCAAAATCAGCCGCCATCAGCGAGGTGTCGACTCGTAATGCCGGGCAGGAGATCAGATCTCCCGTTGCATTGATATAGTCGGCCCACATAATCACTTTAAAAAAGCCGGCCTGTGAAAAGGCGTGGGTCGGATTCGGTCCGGTAGCGTAATTGGAAGCGCCGCTTTCAGGATCACTAAAATTCCATGTTTCGGATCCTGCCACCGGTGTCACGCCCGATGCTTGCTGATAAGCTCTTTCATTGCAGGTAATGCCTCCCAGCAGGTCAAAATTGCCGCCGGAAAAAACGCAATCCGGGCCACCACCGATACCGCCGCCACTGCCGCAATCGCCAATCTCAATGACATTGGAACCGGCCGTACAACCGTATGAATCAGTAATCTCCACGGAGTAATTCCCGTATGCTATTGCCTGGTAAACCGGATCATCTGTTCCTACCGGGGAACCGTTTAGATACCATTGGTAGGAATACCCGGCGCTTGAATTGATAGCATACAAGGTAGCATCTGGCGGTACGCCGCAGAATACCGTAGGGTCGGGCGTGGAAATATTGATCACTGACGCCGGCTTGGCATCGATATAAAAAGTGGTGTCGCCCACGCAGCCGTACTGATTGGTCACACTTACCCGGTAATAACCAGGGCCGATATCCGGCGTGGCCAAAGTGGAAACGAGGGTTCCAAATTCATCTTTCCATTCGTAACTGTCGAAAGCCTGTGTGGTCTGCACCATTGCCAGGCCTGCCGGGCAAAGTTCTGCGGGATGGGTCACCACCGGTTGAGGTAATGGATATACATTTACGTTCATAGAGGTCGATTCACTACAAGCTGACAACTCTACCACTGCAGCACCGTCTTCAAACCAGATGATCTCAATAGTACTCAAAGACGGATCGCCAATAATGGTTCCGGCAGAAGCCGGATTGATCGACCAGCCGTAATCGATCCCTGCATAATATTCAGTGGTAAATACGCTGATCTGGTCACGACATACATCACTCGTACCGGTTATGGTGAATCCTGCTATGGCTTGTACGGAAAGATCTAAAGCCTCAGATTCACAGGGGATTCCTGTTGAATTGATCTGTACCACGCTCAACTCATAAGGTCCGGCATTACCCCAGGTAACGGTGATCGGGTTACCGTATCTTTCTGTAATGGTTCCACCATTGTTGACCTGCCACCTGAAATTATTTTCAGGAGTGCCGGAATCCGCTTCATAACTATAGGGAGTGCCGGGACAAATATTCGTTTCTCCGTTAATGGCATTTACCTGTGGCGGGGTGGGCACGACGTTTACATTCATTTCAAAAACATCGGTACAATAATCATCCGGCACCACAGGAACAGCAGTCAGCTTAAAATAACCGGTTCCAAAATTCCAGTCGATCACCGGATCAGTGGCGGCATTGATGGTTTGTACTACCGTTCCGTTTTGGGAAATAGTCCAATTACAGCCGAAACTCATATTATTCTGAGTATTGATCGCCGCATAGGTTTCGCTGTCGTTTTCACAAACTTCAATAGTTCCTGTGAGATAATATTCAGGTTCAACTTCTACGGTTAATGTTGCTTCCCCTCCACATTCGAGGTAACAATTTTCATAGCTTACACTTATGGTCTGAGCGGCGGAGGGATAAAACTGGTTGTTCCATTCCACGGTGATTTCATGGGTACCCTGTCCGGCGATAATGGTTCCGAAATTGGTAACGGCCCAAATGTATTCAGTAGCTTCATAAGCCGGGAGGCTGTAAACTTCCACGGCTCCTTTACAAACATTAACTTTTCCCTGTATCGGTGCATTATCCGTGATGATGGGCACTTCGACAAATGTGGGCGCCAGGCAGAAATTCGCTCCGCCACAATCATCGACCTGCAATTCAATCGTCCCAATCGGGCCGCTGACCCAATCGATGGTAATAAAGTTATCTCCGGGGCCACCGCCATTGATCACATTACCGTTGCTGCTGACATTCCAAAAATAGGTGCCGCAGGAAGCATCGGAAGTGTAGGTGATCGTTTCTCCTTCACAGACAGTCGCCACACAATCCACATTGGGGTTTTCGGCGTTGATGACCTGGACCAGAACACTGGTGGTGTCGGAACAAAGGCATTCGTTGTAGGCAATGAGTTGAACCGTATAGGAACCCGGTGATTGATAAGTAAATTCGGGGTTGGTTTCTTCCGAACTGCCGATTCCGAAATTCCATTCATAGGTGGAAGCGCCGGTACTCAGGTTCTCAAAATAAATGGTTTGTCCTTCGCAAACCGTAATCACTCCGCTTTCAGCGGCAGGATTGCTGCCTATAGCTGCAGTGGGATCATCGAGAATATCCACGCAGGAAGTGGCCTGTCCTCCACAATACTGATCCCAAAAGAAAGCGGAAACTGACCCCGTCCCGGGAGTCCCCCAGTTAACAGTAACTGTTCCCGCACTATCGTTGACGATATAACTGTCAGCACCGAGTACCGTCCAGGTGGCTAATCCCGTAGTGCCTCCCCAAGTGTTTTCCGCCCAGTAGGTGACGGTGGAATTAGCACATACTTTTTGACATATATTGGTATTGGGGCCGCCGGCAATGCTATCATTGGCAGGACATACATCCTGGGCATTGGAGTATAGAAAATATTGCTGGTAAGGCTGCCAAAAAATATCGATACAACCCGTAGCAGAGATTCCGGTAGCATCGGTCACCACGACACAATAGGTGAAGGTACCCGGAATTTCATCACAAATGAGGAAATACTCGTCGGTGGAGGTCATCCCATTATTCCAGTTATAAACATAGGGTGCCTGACCACCTGTCACCGTGACGTAAACTTCTACACATTCTCCGGTACAAGGCGGCTGCAGATATTCAATAAATACCTGCATTTGAGCAAAGAGGCCCGAAAAAGAAATAGAAAGTAAAAAGGTAAAAAGAGCGCGTTTTAGTTTTAGGAATTTCATACTTTAGAAAAATTAAAGGGTTTCCGTAATTGAGAGAAGTTGTCGAAGTAGACACTTGAATAAAATAATTCGCTGCCTAAGTGGGAACAACAATTTATGGATAGTTAAAAGAAAGGCCAAATAGGCAGCATCCTTCAACTTTTTGTGTCAAATTGTCCTAAACCAGTAAATGGCAGGTAATTTGATGGTTATTTCCTGAAATAAGTAGCTGTTCCTCGAAAAAATGAAAGGGTTAAGCGAAAGGAAAATAAAAATTAAACAGCTTTCCTTTTTTTAGCTCTCTATATATACTATTTTTCCAAAAAAATAGAGTTTCGAGCCACAGGAAACCAAAAACAAGCAACAATTATGACATACGATAATTTCACGACAAAATCACAAGAAGCCATCATGAAGGCCCAGCAGATCGCCGGAGGGCTTGATCAGCAACAAGTGGATACGCCCCATTTGCTTTCAGGAATTTTGCAAACCGATGAAGATGTTTCAAAATTCCTCCTGCAAAAAATGGATGTAAATATTCTTGTCCTCAAGAAACAGCTTGATGAGGAAGTCAGAAAATATCCCAAAGTAGAGGGCTCAGATAAACAATTTTTGAGCAATGATGCCAATAAAGCATTGGCTGCCGCTAAAAAATTTCTCACAGAGTTTGAAGATGAATTCATTTCTCTTGAACTTATTATGTTGGGAATCCTCAGTGGAAAAGACAAGGGCGCAAGTATCCTGAAAGATTTAGGAGCCACCATTGACGGTCTGAAAGCGGCCATCAAGGAATTGCGGAAAGGCAGAAAGGTGACCGATCAAAGTGCGGACAATACCTACAATTCATTAAAGAAATTTGCCATCAACCTCAATGAAAGAGCTGAAAACGGCAAACTGGATCCTATCATAGGCCGCGACGAGGAGATCCGGCGCGTGCTACACATTCTTTCTCGCAGAAAGAAAAATAACCCTTTGCTCATCGGTGAGGCCGGGGTGGGTAAAACAGCTATCGTTGAAGGCATTGCCTGGCGTATCGTCAAACAGGATGTTCCGGAAAATCTAAAGTCTAAAAAAATATTTGCCCTGGATGTTGCTTCGCTGATCGCAGGAGCAAAATACAAAGGAGAATTTGAAGAACGCCTGAAAAGCGTCATCAAAGAAGTCACGGAATCGGATGGAGAATACATCTTGTTTATCGATGAGATCCATACCCTCATTGGTGCCGGTGGCGGACAAGGAGCCATGGATGCAGCCAATATACTGAAACCCGCCCTCGCACGTGGAGAACTGCGTACCATCGGGGCAACCACCCTGGATGAATACCAAAAATACTTTGAAAAAGACAAGGCTTTGGTAAGGCGTTTTCAGACCATTCTCATCGAGGAACCGAGTATTGAAGATACCATTTCCATCCTCCGTGGATTACAGGAACGTTACGAGGTGTATCATAAAATTGAGATCCTGGACGAGGCCCTCATTGCGGCCGCTGAATTGTCAGCAAGGTATATTTCTGACCGTGCATTGCCCGACAAGGCCATTGACCTGATTGATGAGGCTGCTGCCAAATTGAGGCTGGAGCTGGATTCTCTGCCGGAGGAAGTGGACGAATGGGACAGGAAAGTGCGTCAGCTTGAGATCGAGCGGGAAGCGATAAAGAGAGAGAAGAAAAACGAAGCGAAACTTCAGAGCATCAATGAGCAAATCGCCAATTCAAAGGAAAAACGCGATTCCATACGCGCTTCCTGGAAAAACGAAAAGGAAATCGTCGATACCATCCAGGAGATCAAAAAGCATATCGAACAGCTCGAAATGGAAGCTGACCGGGCAGAACGCAACAGCGACTTTGAAACGGTAGCCAAGATTCGTTACGGCGAACTGCAAAAGCAGCAGGCTATGCTGATGGCCGGGGAAGAAAAACTCGATAAACTTCCCGAGGGAAGCCGCTTTACGAATGATGAAGTGAATGCCAATGATATCGCAGATATTATTGCCAAGTGGACCGGCATCCCGGTTACAAAAATGCTGCAAAGCGAGAAAGATAAATTGTTGCACCTCGAAGATGAGATTGGCAAACGACTGATCGGTCAACAGGAAGCCGTACGGGCCGTTTCCGATGCCGTAAGACGGAGCCGGGCTGGATTGCAGGACCCAAACAGGCCTATTGGCTCTTTTATTTTCCTCGGCCCTACCGGAGTCGGAAAAACCGAGTTGGCAAAGACCCTTGCAGAAGTCCTCTTCGATGACGAAAGAGCTATCACAAGGATCGATATGAGTGAATTCCAGGAACGCCACGCCGTATCGCGGCTCGTAGGGGCGCCTCCGGGATATGTAGGCTATGATGAAGGCGGACAATTGACGGAGGCGGTTCGCAGAAGACCTTACTCCATCATCTTGCTGGACGAGATCGAAAAGGCTCACCCGGACACCTTTAACATCCTGCTACAGGTGCTTGATGACGGACGTTTGACCGACAACAAAGGTCGTGTAGCCGATTTCAAAAACACCATCATCATCATGACTTCCAATATGGGTGCCGAGATCATCCTGGAGAATTTCGAGGACCTGGATGCCCTGGGAGAGGATCATCGGAGGGATATCATGGAAACGACAAAAGAAGAAGTTTTTGAAAAACTGAAGGAAGAGTTGCGCCCTGAATTTCTGAACCGGATCGACGAGCAGATCATGTTTACGCCGCTTTCCCTCGCAGAGATCAAGCAAATTTTACTGCTTTTGCTCAAGAAAGTGGACAAAATGCTCGCCCGCCAGGGCATCGTCAGTAAGATCAGTGATAATGCATTGAACTGGCTCGCAAAGAGAGGATACAATCCTCAGTTTGGTGCCCGCCCAATGAAACGTGTCCTGCAAAAAGACGTCATCAATGAACTTTCAAAAGTGGTGCTCAGCGGAGAATACGTTACCGGAGATACTATTTATATTGATACAGATAAAAATGGGCTCGTTTTCGGTAAAACACCTTTTAAAGAAGCGGAAAAACCCGCGGAAGTAAAGGCTGCTCCAAAAAAGGATAAAGGCAAAGAAAATGAGCTGGATGCTTTGAAAAAGGCAACCAAAGATGTGGAAGATGCCGTGAAGGATATTGAGGAATAGAATATTCCTAAAAGTGCCTAAAAGTGTGGCCGGATCCTGTAGAGGGTCCGGCCATTTTTTTCATAACTAAAAATTTGCCCCCTTAACCTGGCCAGAGCAGGAACTCACATTTCAAATCATTAATTTTGATGCTATCAGTCATAGAAATTCTACTATTTTTCTTTCCTTTTCCCAATAGGGGCAATGATAAAATACCAGATCCCTCCGGTTAACAAGCTTAAAGCTGCCGAATAGATAATAATTCTTTTAACAGAATAATCCGTAGTAAGAAATTCCAGCGCAATCGTGGATAGGAACATGCCTGTTATAAACACTAATGTCTGTTTTTGAGCAGTGTTTTTCAATTTCATAAGCAATAATATTATCAAGAAAGTAAGAGGACCCAAAAGGCAAAATAGGTTATTATAATTCTTGAAAAACCAATTTTATATTTCATGTTATTTAATTTAATTCTCAAACATTTATGCCTATCCAGGCAGAATACTGATCTTTTCTGCACAATACCTAAACAAGTGATACCCCTTTCCCCCGCTGCCGACAACATCGAACAACAATTCCGGATGGGTAATCCGCGTGGCACCGATGGCCGTGACTTTATGGTCAAATAAAACATCGGGGATGAGACTGCTGGAAGGTCCGGTGATGACCACCTGGGTACCTGGTGAAATGGCCGCCAGCAAATCGTCGATGGTATTATTGACCAGGGTGAGTCCCGTAATGATAACCACATCAGAAACCGGTACAACGATTTCGTATTGACTGGCCGGCACGAAAAATTTTTTCTGGTGATCCAGCAGGGCGGATTCATTCAATTCCAGTACATGCAGCGTATTTTCGGTGGCCGACAGTTTTTCAATGTATGACTGGAATGCCCCCACTATGGTAATAACCTTTGGGGGTTGTAAATCGATCAGGTCAACCGGGTCTGCATTTTGGATGATCCTGTAATGGCCTTCTTCAAGTATTTTGGCAGAAATGGCATTGAGCACCGCCGTTTTCAGGGTGTCTATCAAGCCTGATTTTTTTTCGGTCTCAAACAAATCCGTCACTTTTTGCCCTTTGATGTTTCCCGGTGTAAAAGCCGAAAAATCACGGTTCTTTTTTCCGCAATAAGTATCCTCATCGAAAAGGGTACTGGCCAGCCCGTAGCTTTGGTCACTCAATTTTACCGCAGACATGAATGTCCCAATCCGAATATCTTCAATCAACAAATCTTTTATACGGGATCCGTATTTTAAATGAAGCAGTTCGTAGGTTTTTGCGATAATCATTTTTATTTTTTTATTCAATATTTTTCATAAAAATCGAATCTTTTGCCAGAAAGCCCGTAAGCAAGATATTTACTCTTTTGATAAATCTACCCCTTCCTGTGCCTCCAGAAGTTCTTCCTGCTCAATTTCCCGCGCCTGGGACAGGGCCGTGGCCACAAGACCCGCCGGTACAGTCACGATCCCCACACCGATGATCAGTACGAAAAAAGTGAACATCTTACCGCCCAGGGTAATGGGATACACATCTCCATATCCTACTGTAGTCAGGGTAACAATAGCCCACCACAGGCTGTGGAAAATGGAGGCGAAATGATCCGGCTGAGCTTCGTGCTCGAAAAAATAAATGCCCGAAGCGGTGAGAAAAATAAGAATTCCCGTCACGATAAAAAAAAGAACAATTTCTTCCTTTACAATGCCGGCGGCAATATGAAACCTGTTTAGGGCTTTATTGTATCGGATCAGTTTCAGCGCCCTGAATATCCTGAAAACACGAAAGGCACGAAGATATCTCAGGTCAATGCTTCCCGGCAGGTAAAAGGGAAGAATGGCCAAAAGATCAATGATACCGTAGAAACTGAAAATATACTTAAAAGGCTTTTTTGCTATGAAAATCCGCGTCAGGTATTCCAAAGAAAAAAAGGCCACACAGATTAACTCGATCAGATTGAGCAAGGCAATCAGCTGTTCTGAATTATCGGGCAGGGTTTCTATCGAAAAAGAGATTAAGGAAATGAGTATAAGGAACTGAATGCCGTAATCAAACCATTTACCGGCTCTGGTCGTGTTATCTTCAACAATAGTTCTTAGATAGCTTCTCATATTATCCTTAATTTATTAGAAGAACAATAGGCTTTTTGATGTATTTACACCCTTGATTCAACAATGATAAAGTACCCGATTCCTATGCATTTGAACCTTTGCCGGGGCATTTCAACATGGAAAAGGCAAAATACTCCAGCATATTCCTCACTTCATCATAATTGTCGTTCTTGACTGAAACGTCCGTAAGCGCCGTAAGGTGCAAGGCAAAGTATATGTGATTGTTAGCCATTTCAAAAAGAGTGGAGGCCAGGGCATGGGGGTATGAAAAATTCGGATCTATCTCTAAAATCACATTCGCCACTTTCTGAGATAATTTTTTATAATTGGCAAAAAAACCGTCCCTGTTTTCTTTGTCAATCTGTTTGGTATGATATGCCTTGGTTCCTTCTGAAATGATGAGTCGGTGCAAAATACTTTCATTGACATAATCGATGGAAGGATTGTCTTTTGAAGCAAAAACAAAGGTTTCGATGATTTTTTCAAGCTTTCGCTCCGGATCATCAATATTCATGGTATTGATGTCGATCAGGTAACTCACCCATTCCCAGTACCAGGAAACCAAATAGATCAACAACAGATGCTTATTTTCAAAATACCGATAAACAGAGGCTTCCGTTGAACTCATCTGTTGTGAAAGCTTTTTGAAATTAAAATCTTCAAATCCAATCTCATCAATCAAAATGATACTGTGCCTGATGATTTTTTGTCCTAGGGAAGTCTCCTGCGGATCCCTAAGATAAAGCTTACTATTCAGGCTTATTTTTATTCCAACCGACATTTTTACTGATCTTTTTTACAAAAGTAAATATTTATTTAAACAATGGCGACCTTATGTTGTTATAGCGTTGTAATTATTTTTAATAGTATAGCTATCATTATTCAAAGTTTTTATATACATTTGTACTGCGCAATTCCTGAATGATCTTCAGGATGGTTTACAGCAAATATTAATTCACTAAAAATTACTACAAAATTTGTCATGCCACCCGGAATGACCCGGGATTGTCATGCCTGAATTCAAAATCAAAATGTCATGAGTCCAACTAAGAACGATGGAATTTTAAAGAACCTTAAACACGACATGCCGGCTTCTTTGGTCGTATTTTTGGTTGCGGTACCTTTATGCTTAGGAATTGCCCTGGCATCGGGAGCCCCCCTGTTTTCAGGAATTATTGCAGGAATTATCGGGGGAATTGTTGTAGGTGCCCTGAGTGGCTCGCAGCTGGGGGTTAGCGGACCGGCTGCAGGATTGGCCGTAATCGTTTTAACGGCTATCCAGGAATTGGGAGCTTTTGAAATTTTCCTCATGGCCGTGGTTATAGGGGGTATATTCCAATTGATACTGGGGTATGCCAAAGCGGGAATCATCGGATACTATTTCCCTTCCTCGGTGATCAAAGGGATGCTCTCGGGCATCGGTATCATCATTATCCTCAAACAAATTCCCCATGCCTTTGGCTACGATAAGGATTATGAAGGGAGTGTAGCCTTTGCCCAACCTGATGGGCACAATACCTTTTCCGAATTGTTTTTCATGTTTGAAGCCATCAGTCCGGGCGCGGTAATCATCACGGTGCTTTCCATGGCCATCCTGCTCCTTTGGGAACGCCCTTTTATGAAAAAAATCAAATTGTTCCAGATCGTACAAGGGCCCTTAATTGTCGTCGCGCTGGGCATATTCTTAAACCTGATCTTTCAGCAGATTCCTTCTTTTGCTCTAAGGGCGGAGCAGGTAGTAACCCTTCCGGTTGCTGAAAGTCTATCCGGATTTTTCAGCCAGTTTACCTTTCCGGATTTCAGCCAGATCACCAATCCGGCCGTATGGATCACAGGGGTCACCCTGGCCATTGTGGCCAGCCTGGAAACCCTGCTAAGCCTGGAAGCGACAGATAAACTTGATCCTTACAAAAGGGTTTCACCGGCCAACCGTGAATTAAAGGCCCAGGGAATAGGAAACATCCTTTCCGGGCTGGTGGGCGGATTGCCCATCACCCAGGTGATCGTCAGAAGCTCTACAAATATCCAGTCAGGCGGCCGGACCAAAATGTCGGCCATCCTTCACGGATTCATCTTGTTTCTTTCTGCTATTGCCATCCCTGCTGTATTGAATTTAATCCCGCTGGCAAGTCTGGCTGCCATTTTGTTTATGGTGGGATACAAACTGGCTAAACCTGCTTTATTCAAAGAAATGTACGGGCTAGGTAAAAAGCACTTCATCCCTTTTATGGTAACCATTTTAGGTATTGTATTCACTGACTTACTTACAGGGATCGGAATCGGCCTTGTAGTAGCGATCATGAACATATTGTACAACAACTACAAAAAACCATTTCTTTTTGAGTCAGAAAAACATTTGAAAGACGGTATCATCAGGCTGGAACTGGCGGAAGATGTAACCTTCATCAACAAAGCGAGCATCCAGCGCACCCTCTCCCAAATACAGGACGGATCAAAAGTGATCATCGATGCCACAAAATCCGTGTATATCGATCAGGATGTCATCGAGATCATCCGGGAATTTGAAACAAATGCCGAATACCGGGATATTCAACTGAAAATCATCAATTTAGAATCTAATGGAGTGAGCAACCAGGCCCGAAAAATGAAACGTGCCCTGGAGGATAATATTCTTGAAAAGAAAAGTGAACCAATACTCAATTAAACCATAATTTTTTAATAATTTTAAAAATTAATTGTCATGAAAAATACCATATTTCCAGAAGTCCCTGTAGTCACTCAAACACCTGATACACAAGCTAAAATTACTCCTGCCGAGGCCATAAAAATGCTCAAACAAGGGAATGCCCGATTCAAAGAAGGCAATCCAATCCCGCGTGATTTACACGCTCAGATCGAACAAACGGCCACAGGCCAGTTTCCCTTTGCCGCTATCGTAAGTTGCATTGATTCACGTATTCCTACCGAAATGATCTTCGACCAGGGGATCGGTGATATCTTCAACGCCCGGATAGCGGGTAATTTCGTCAACCCTGACATTTTGGGAAGTCTTGAATTTGCCTGCAAACTGGCCGGCTCTAAAGTCGTGGTAGTTATGGGACATACTTCCTGCGGAGCCGTAAAAGGGGCTTGCGATGAAGCTAAATTAGGCAATCTGACTCAAATGTTAGATAAAATAATGCCGGCAGTAAACGCCATAAAAACGCCCGAAGGAGTAGACAGAAGTTCCGCAAATACCCCATTCGTTGATAAGGTGGCTGCCAAAAACGTGGAGTTAGCCATTAAAAATATAAAAGTTCAAAGCCCGGTTTTAAATAAAATGTACCAAAACGGGGAAATAGACATCATCGGCGCCATGTATGACGTCAACACAGGAAGGGTAAAATTTCTCTAACATACTTGCAGTTCAATGGTTTATCCGTTATTCCCTCTCTCCTGAGAGGGAATACGGATAACTATAAGTTTCCTGGAATAAATTCATATAGGAAAATGCTTTTTTAACCTCTCCAGGAATTCATCCTTTCTCCGTCGGGCAATAGGCACCTTCGAGCCGTCCGTCATCAGTACATACCCCCCATCCTCCCGGAGAATCTTCCTGACCTGAGCAAGATTTACAATATGCGACTGGTGGAGCTTGAAGAAGCTTTCTTCCGGCATCAGGTCTTCAAAATCCTTCATCGGCCGGGCGATGAGGTGGCGTTCATGATTCACCAGGAAAAAGGTGGTATAACCGGCGTCTGATTCCAATCGAATGATCTGGTCAAGGGCCAGGAACACCATGCCCTCGTTGCTGGTAAGGGTGATTTTGTCGATCTGCCCGGTGCGGGCGCTTTCCAGCAAATGGTCGATTTTAGTGGAAACAAATTCCGGCATGTCTGTTTTGATCCGGTCAACAGCCTGTGCAAGTTCGACCGGATTGATGGGTTTTAACAAATAATCCATAGCATGATACCGAAAAGCTTTTAAGGCAAATTCATCATGAGCTGTGGTGAAAATAACGTGAAAAGTAGCTTTGGGGAATTTATTCAGCAGATCAAACCCGGTTCCGTCTTCCATGGAAATATCGAGTAAAATACCGTGAGGTTTGGTTTGCCGGATGAGCACAAATGCACTCTCCACCCCATCTGCCTCTCCACAAATTTCCACATCCGGGCACAGTGTATCCAACAATATTCTGAGGGATTGCCTGGCGTCCGGTTCGTCGTCTATGATGGCTATACGCTTCATTTTATAAATTATTTGATCTAAATGTCTTCGGATATTCCTATGCGAATAATGACTTCTGTACCGCTTATTTTCCCATTTTCGTCAACCCTGTTTTTGGTACTTACAGCATCATTTTTTTCTCCGCTAAAGAGCAGATCCAACCGGCGGCTGGTGATGGACATCCCAAAAGATTTGTGTCCTTTGGACGATTCCATGTTGCCAGCTTCAGGCTTGATTCCTG
This sequence is a window from Lewinellaceae bacterium. Protein-coding genes within it:
- a CDS encoding carbonic anhydrase (macrophage inducible 5; Mig-5), producing MKNTIFPEVPVVTQTPDTQAKITPAEAIKMLKQGNARFKEGNPIPRDLHAQIEQTATGQFPFAAIVSCIDSRIPTEMIFDQGIGDIFNARIAGNFVNPDILGSLEFACKLAGSKVVVVMGHTSCGAVKGACDEAKLGNLTQMLDKIMPAVNAIKTPEGVDRSSANTPFVDKVAAKNVELAIKNIKVQSPVLNKMYQNGEIDIIGAMYDVNTGRVKFL
- a CDS encoding response regulator transcription factor, with product MKRIAIIDDEPDARQSLRILLDTLCPDVEICGEADGVESAFVLIRQTKPHGILLDISMEDGTGFDLLNKFPKATFHVIFTTAHDEFALKAFRYHAMDYLLKPINPVELAQAVDRIKTDMPEFVSTKIDHLLESARTGQIDKITLTSNEGMVFLALDQIIRLESDAGYTTFFLVNHERHLIARPMKDFEDLMPEESFFKLHQSHIVNLAQVRKILREDGGYVLMTDGSKVPIARRRKDEFLERLKKHFPI